From Halobacteriovorax sp. GB3, a single genomic window includes:
- a CDS encoding heavy metal translocating P-type ATPase has protein sequence METLALKIEGMSCASCASSIEKSISKINGVLSCSVNYATEKGYFELDNESLVETIQTEIINLGYSFQEGNESSKDANGKDENLRKFLISIILSIALFIFAMWPLMNWPDQRTNWFIQLILATPVWLWIGSRFQKSALNFFLTGKSNMNTLIGIGTTAAFVYSSFITIFHELSVNLGLTQKVHFEAVGFIISFVFLGQYFEEKAKKKTKEALNSLFKLSSKKAFVKRGDDFIEVDISKVQVNDTIRVKPGEKFPVDGKITKGESNIDEAMITGEPIPVSKKIGDSLFAGTINGESVIEYNATKVGGDTFLSQIVKFVETAQSSKPQIQRYADKISSVFTPAVLVISVITFIMWFFFGPEPVWGNAISNFIAVLVIACPCALGLATPTAVVVATGRASLKGLLIGGGEVIEKAQNIDAIIFDKTGTLTEGRPSVIDYICTINHDKVLFDVASIEQFSEHPLSKAILNFYQQESDRPLDEPDLFEVIKGKGLVADLNDDEFVIGNMSLMKDHKLDVPSALSSQHIGSTVYVAKNKEVIALFVIGDQIKKQALDSISKIKDMGIQTWMITGDNEAVAQDVANELGIDHFMANVLPLDKSTAVESLQKKGLKVAMVGDGINDAPALSKADLSLAMGTGTDVAINAADVTIVHGDISKALDFIILSTKTMKVIKENLFLSMIYNTLLIPIAAGVLYLFGGPLMPPVLASVAMALSSISVVSNSLRIRKFI, from the coding sequence ATGGAAACATTAGCGCTAAAAATTGAGGGCATGAGCTGTGCAAGCTGTGCCTCTTCAATTGAGAAAAGTATTTCTAAAATTAATGGAGTACTTTCATGTTCAGTCAATTACGCAACTGAAAAAGGTTATTTCGAGCTTGATAATGAATCACTCGTCGAAACTATTCAAACCGAAATAATAAATCTAGGTTACTCTTTTCAAGAAGGGAATGAATCCTCTAAAGATGCTAATGGTAAGGATGAAAACCTTAGAAAGTTTTTGATTTCAATTATTTTATCAATAGCTCTTTTTATTTTTGCAATGTGGCCTTTAATGAATTGGCCAGATCAGAGAACAAATTGGTTTATTCAATTAATTCTTGCAACTCCTGTGTGGCTTTGGATTGGGTCTCGCTTTCAAAAATCTGCACTTAATTTCTTTTTAACGGGTAAGTCCAATATGAATACTTTAATTGGTATTGGGACTACAGCTGCTTTCGTATATAGTTCATTCATAACTATCTTTCATGAGTTATCAGTAAATTTAGGATTAACACAAAAGGTACATTTTGAAGCTGTTGGCTTTATTATTTCTTTTGTTTTTCTTGGACAATATTTTGAAGAAAAGGCCAAGAAGAAAACGAAAGAAGCCCTGAATTCTCTTTTTAAGCTTAGCTCTAAGAAGGCCTTTGTAAAAAGAGGTGATGATTTTATAGAAGTCGATATATCTAAGGTTCAGGTTAATGATACTATTCGAGTAAAGCCTGGAGAAAAATTTCCTGTTGATGGAAAAATTACTAAGGGTGAATCAAATATTGATGAAGCAATGATTACAGGAGAGCCCATTCCTGTATCAAAGAAAATAGGGGACTCACTCTTTGCTGGAACAATTAATGGAGAAAGTGTCATTGAATATAATGCAACCAAAGTCGGCGGAGATACTTTTCTATCTCAGATCGTTAAGTTTGTAGAAACGGCTCAAAGTTCGAAGCCACAGATTCAAAGATATGCAGATAAAATTAGCTCAGTTTTTACTCCTGCTGTCTTAGTCATTTCTGTGATCACTTTCATTATGTGGTTCTTTTTTGGTCCTGAGCCAGTTTGGGGCAACGCAATCTCTAACTTTATCGCCGTTCTTGTAATTGCATGTCCTTGTGCTCTAGGACTTGCTACACCAACAGCAGTTGTCGTTGCAACGGGAAGAGCATCTTTAAAGGGTCTACTGATTGGTGGAGGCGAGGTTATAGAGAAGGCACAAAATATTGATGCCATCATTTTTGATAAAACAGGAACTCTCACTGAAGGGCGACCATCGGTTATCGACTATATCTGTACAATTAATCATGACAAGGTTCTCTTTGATGTTGCTTCAATCGAACAATTTTCAGAGCACCCACTTTCTAAAGCGATACTAAACTTTTATCAACAAGAATCAGATAGACCGTTAGATGAGCCTGATCTCTTTGAAGTTATCAAAGGAAAAGGTCTTGTTGCTGATCTAAATGATGATGAATTCGTTATTGGTAATATGAGTTTAATGAAAGACCACAAACTTGATGTTCCATCGGCTCTTTCATCACAACATATCGGTAGTACTGTTTATGTAGCAAAGAACAAAGAGGTTATTGCTTTATTTGTCATAGGTGATCAGATAAAAAAACAAGCGCTCGACTCTATTTCTAAAATTAAAGATATGGGAATACAAACTTGGATGATTACTGGAGATAATGAAGCTGTTGCTCAAGATGTTGCCAATGAGCTTGGTATTGACCATTTCATGGCCAACGTATTACCACTAGATAAATCGACTGCGGTTGAGTCTCTACAAAAGAAAGGGCTTAAGGTCGCTATGGTAGGAGATGGTATCAACGATGCTCCAGCTCTTTCTAAGGCAGATCTTTCTCTGGCCATGGGGACTGGAACAGATGTTGCGATTAATGCTGCTGATGTGACAATTGTTCATGGAGATATTTCAAAGGCGCTAGATTTTATTATTCTTTCCACAAAGACAATGAAAGTGATTAAAGAAAACCTCTTTCTATCGATGATTTACAACACTCTTCTCATTCCCATTGCTGCTGGTGTACTCTATCTATTCGGTGGACCCTTAATGCCGCCAGTTCTTGCAAGTGTGGCCATGGCCCTGAGTAGTATTTCAGTCGTTAGTAATAGTTTAAGAATTAGGAAGTTTATTTAA
- a CDS encoding JmjC domain-containing protein gives MSTILESIFELNQVKELKEALKVNRPFVAHNLSFIHDVLSKKAHLQSLPSLINQWPAKVDVHLPDASDEISTLEVNSTDAYKMYLNKMGLLFNHIERYDDEYNELLFAFMMALGFSKQSFARALVYATPEGGGTATHFDQNINLIFQLKGKKRWWIAQNETFINPLTRHTLHQELDPELASYQEAPLPEKMPEDAQEILLEAGSFLFLPRGCWHKTSGEEDALALNFTYTVPTWIDLFGAAIRGRLSGDPKWRESAIGFDDLNTSSEAEKKFDELLDEFKSEFTHWQAAQILGVTEGN, from the coding sequence ATGAGTACAATACTTGAATCTATTTTTGAACTAAACCAAGTAAAAGAGCTTAAAGAAGCCTTGAAAGTGAATAGGCCATTTGTGGCCCATAATCTTTCTTTCATTCATGATGTTCTCTCTAAAAAGGCACATCTTCAGTCTTTGCCTTCTTTGATCAATCAATGGCCAGCAAAGGTTGATGTACACCTTCCAGATGCTTCTGATGAAATTAGTACTCTAGAAGTCAATTCAACAGACGCTTATAAAATGTATCTCAATAAAATGGGCCTACTTTTTAATCATATTGAAAGATATGATGATGAGTATAACGAATTACTCTTTGCTTTTATGATGGCGCTTGGTTTTTCCAAGCAATCTTTTGCTCGTGCTTTGGTATATGCGACACCTGAAGGTGGAGGAACTGCAACTCACTTTGATCAAAATATTAATCTTATTTTTCAATTAAAGGGAAAAAAGAGATGGTGGATTGCTCAAAATGAAACATTTATTAATCCACTCACTAGACACACGCTTCATCAAGAATTAGATCCAGAGTTAGCCTCTTATCAAGAAGCACCTCTACCTGAAAAAATGCCTGAAGATGCACAAGAGATCCTCTTAGAAGCGGGAAGCTTTCTTTTTCTTCCCAGAGGTTGTTGGCACAAGACGAGCGGGGAAGAAGATGCGTTGGCCCTCAATTTCACTTATACAGTACCTACTTGGATTGATCTTTTTGGTGCTGCTATTAGAGGTCGTTTGAGTGGTGATCCTAAATGGCGTGAAAGTGCTATTGGCTTTGATGATTTGAACACTTCCAGCGAAGCCGAGAAAAAATTTGATGAGTTACTTGATGAATTTAAGAGTGAGTTTACACACTGGCAAGCCGCTCAGATTCTTGGTGTTACTGAAGGAAATTAA
- a CDS encoding SOS response-associated peptidase family protein, producing MCFSFTSPQDIKKLSKLMNAHMSDKTFEILSRLEERKFTNHYAPSIIWRNDQREIVPLRFNLLPNFSKENRYTMIDHQTGRKKEIKTYNAKIETIEKRKTYKNLFGKFHCIVPILSFYEWVQKEGQKKREGHFSLENQQELLFAAGIWDHWINPQDPNEIINSFSLLTKDARREVREAGHHRSPILLNEIAINNWLTPRFKRKAELYKILEDEMPKELIFTEI from the coding sequence ATGTGTTTCTCATTCACTTCGCCTCAAGATATAAAAAAGCTCTCTAAACTCATGAATGCTCACATGAGTGATAAGACTTTTGAAATTTTATCTCGCTTAGAAGAAAGAAAGTTCACAAACCACTATGCTCCCTCAATAATTTGGAGAAATGATCAAAGGGAAATTGTTCCTCTTCGCTTTAATCTTCTCCCAAATTTCTCAAAAGAAAATCGTTACACAATGATTGATCATCAAACAGGACGAAAAAAAGAAATTAAAACTTACAATGCAAAAATAGAAACAATAGAAAAAAGAAAAACATATAAAAATCTCTTTGGTAAATTTCATTGCATTGTCCCTATCCTTTCATTTTACGAATGGGTACAAAAAGAGGGGCAAAAGAAAAGAGAAGGTCATTTCTCATTAGAGAATCAGCAAGAACTTCTCTTTGCAGCAGGAATCTGGGATCATTGGATTAATCCACAAGATCCTAATGAGATCATTAATAGCTTTTCCCTTCTTACAAAAGATGCTCGTAGAGAAGTTCGCGAAGCAGGACACCATCGCAGCCCTATACTTCTAAATGAAATAGCTATTAATAATTGGCTAACACCACGATTTAAAAGAAAAGCTGAATTATACAAAATTCTTGAAGATGAAATGCCTAAAGAATTAATTTTTACAGAGATTTAA
- a CDS encoding exonuclease SbcCD subunit D produces MKILHTSDWHIGRQLHGISLLEDQRHILNEIFNLCKNKSVEVLLIAGDIYDRSVPPANAVELLDQFLTKVKSELNIPVILISGNHDGPERLGFGSNQMKNSGLHIVGPLQENITPTIISDEFGEVFFYGLPYADPVQVRDKYNVDFKNHDEAMGHLVSLVKDDYSKRKQERTVVLSHCFIDGAEECESERPLSIGGADRVSYKHFESFNYTALGHLHGRQFKGKENIRYSGTPLKYSFSETKHRKSVTLVDLKEDGSIEFEQIELSPLRDLRVIEGELNDILEAAKSDQHRDDYIMARILDKHAILDLMAKLRAVYPNTLHLERPSLSSDHNIELRKENLKKSEFSMFQDFFEQVLDEKMNKQQQEYMESVINALHGETRE; encoded by the coding sequence GTGAAAATATTGCATACATCTGACTGGCACATTGGACGCCAGCTTCATGGTATTTCCTTACTTGAAGATCAAAGACATATTTTAAATGAAATATTTAATCTTTGTAAGAATAAGAGTGTAGAGGTTCTTCTTATTGCTGGTGATATTTACGATCGTTCTGTTCCTCCTGCAAATGCAGTCGAGCTTCTTGATCAATTTCTGACGAAAGTAAAGAGCGAATTAAATATTCCTGTCATCTTGATTTCTGGCAATCATGATGGACCAGAAAGGTTAGGCTTTGGCTCAAATCAAATGAAAAATAGTGGCCTTCATATTGTTGGACCACTCCAAGAAAATATTACGCCAACTATTATAAGCGATGAATTTGGAGAAGTTTTCTTCTATGGACTTCCTTACGCAGATCCTGTCCAAGTTCGAGATAAATACAATGTTGATTTCAAAAATCACGATGAGGCCATGGGTCACTTAGTCTCTTTGGTTAAAGATGACTATTCAAAGAGAAAACAGGAGAGGACTGTTGTTCTATCTCACTGTTTTATCGACGGAGCTGAAGAATGTGAGTCTGAAAGACCACTTTCTATTGGTGGTGCAGATAGAGTCTCTTATAAACACTTTGAAAGCTTTAATTATACGGCCTTGGGTCATTTACACGGAAGACAGTTTAAGGGAAAGGAAAATATTCGTTACAGCGGAACACCGCTTAAATATTCGTTTTCAGAAACAAAACATAGGAAGAGTGTCACTCTCGTTGATCTTAAAGAAGATGGCTCAATTGAATTTGAGCAAATCGAACTTAGCCCACTTCGTGATCTACGTGTGATTGAAGGTGAATTAAATGATATTTTAGAAGCTGCTAAAAGTGATCAGCATAGAGATGACTATATTATGGCGAGAATTCTCGATAAACATGCCATTTTAGACTTAATGGCTAAACTAAGGGCCGTATATCCAAATACGTTACATCTTGAGCGCCCATCATTGTCTTCAGATCACAATATAGAGCTTAGAAAAGAGAATTTGAAAAAAAGTGAATTCTCAATGTTTCAAGATTTCTTTGAACAAGTACTCGATGAAAAAATGAATAAGCAGCAGCAAGAATATATGGAAAGTGTTATTAACGCACTTCATGGGGAGACTCGAGAGTGA
- a CDS encoding heavy-metal-associated domain-containing protein, producing the protein MKSFLFNVEGMTCGGCKSKIVNKLESQVKTIEVDLDDKTVKVSSETLSGMAIKKEIEELGFTITKMSKTD; encoded by the coding sequence ATGAAAAGCTTTTTGTTTAATGTTGAAGGTATGACATGCGGTGGTTGTAAAAGCAAGATCGTAAATAAGTTAGAATCACAAGTTAAAACTATTGAAGTCGATCTAGATGATAAGACTGTTAAGGTTTCTTCTGAAACTCTATCAGGAATGGCCATCAAAAAAGAGATCGAAGAACTTGGCTTCACTATCACTAAAATGAGTAAGACGGATTAA
- a CDS encoding metal-sensitive transcriptional regulator, translating into MKGANHKALLNRIKRIEGQVRGLANMVESEKYCIDILTQIKAQRSALKSLELEILENHLHHCVKEAIDSGDNDVVDDKINEVLEILKKSSKS; encoded by the coding sequence ATGAAAGGTGCAAATCATAAAGCATTGTTAAATCGTATTAAAAGAATTGAGGGGCAGGTTCGAGGTTTGGCCAATATGGTTGAATCAGAAAAATATTGTATCGATATTCTGACTCAAATAAAGGCGCAAAGAAGTGCTTTGAAGTCCTTAGAACTTGAGATTTTAGAGAATCATCTTCATCACTGTGTAAAAGAGGCCATCGACTCTGGAGATAATGATGTTGTTGATGATAAGATTAATGAAGTTTTAGAGATTTTAAAGAAGAGTTCTAAATCATAA
- a CDS encoding MAPEG family protein codes for MITSIFMGFLTLLYIRITLYVIAKRKQYQVLYGPGENSQIAGAIASHSNFVAYVPILILLMYFVEVVGKAPGWLVIPFGLAIFIGRCLHFQGLKENDEQLSQQRELILKKRIMGMKLTIFSMIGLSILAIVLPIKELFF; via the coding sequence ATGATTACATCAATCTTTATGGGTTTTTTAACTTTACTTTATATTAGAATTACTTTGTATGTGATTGCAAAAAGAAAGCAATATCAAGTCCTTTACGGTCCTGGTGAGAATTCACAGATCGCAGGGGCCATTGCTTCACATTCTAATTTTGTTGCTTATGTTCCAATACTCATTTTACTTATGTATTTTGTAGAAGTTGTTGGAAAAGCGCCAGGGTGGTTAGTTATTCCATTTGGATTGGCCATTTTCATTGGACGTTGTTTACATTTTCAAGGACTAAAAGAAAATGATGAACAGTTGAGTCAGCAAAGAGAATTAATTTTAAAAAAGCGTATTATGGGTATGAAGTTGACAATTTTTTCGATGATTGGTCTTTCTATATTAGCGATTGTATTGCCTATTAAGGAACTCTTCTTTTAA
- a CDS encoding MBL fold metallo-hydrolase, with protein MKIHHLKGYIQSIYLVEKDNQLALLDGCSRADIETIESFIKNDLKLSLDCLKLVVVTHMHPDHAGAASFLKSKWGCHIAAHPKVNSWYKGFLGHLKYEIDLFLTHYVAKKMKKQKRPIRFPKKISIDFHLSDGDQLPFFPDWKALFCPGHTDCDLTLWHEKSKTAYIADNIIKIRKKIVSPYPVNYPDIYRDSLRRYLKLEIENYLLAHGGEAKIGTSEIEKFILNAPREAVNHRQVVKRVFKNFEKHNYFG; from the coding sequence GTGAAAATTCATCATCTTAAAGGATATATTCAGTCAATCTATCTCGTTGAGAAAGACAATCAATTGGCCCTTCTCGATGGCTGCTCGCGTGCAGACATCGAAACAATTGAAAGCTTTATCAAAAATGATCTCAAACTCAGCCTTGATTGCTTAAAACTAGTTGTAGTGACCCATATGCACCCAGATCATGCGGGAGCAGCTTCTTTCTTAAAAAGCAAGTGGGGCTGTCACATTGCAGCTCACCCAAAAGTTAATTCTTGGTACAAGGGTTTTCTAGGACATTTAAAATATGAGATTGACCTCTTTCTCACTCATTATGTCGCTAAGAAAATGAAAAAACAAAAACGCCCCATTCGTTTTCCTAAGAAAATCAGCATAGACTTTCATTTAAGTGATGGTGATCAACTTCCCTTTTTCCCTGACTGGAAAGCTCTCTTTTGCCCAGGTCACACCGATTGTGACTTGACCCTTTGGCATGAAAAATCAAAAACGGCTTATATTGCAGATAATATAATTAAGATTCGAAAAAAAATCGTTTCACCCTATCCTGTCAATTATCCTGATATTTATAGAGATTCACTCCGTCGTTATCTCAAATTAGAAATAGAGAATTACCTTCTCGCCCATGGAGGTGAAGCGAAGATAGGCACGAGCGAAATCGAGAAATTTATTCTAAATGCTCCAAGAGAAGCAGTAAACCACCGTCAAGTCGTTAAACGAGTGTTCAAGAATTTTGAAAAGCACAATTACTTTGGTTAA
- a CDS encoding efflux RND transporter permease subunit produces the protein MIQKLIEYTIKNRVFVVIVFVFIALFSVYSLKTARIDAIPDIGENQQIVFTKWDGRSPKDVEEQVTYPLSILMQGIPGVKNIRGISAFGFSTIYVIFKDDVDFYWSRSRVLEKLTSAKEELPTGVNPKMGPDATGLGQIYWYTLENKKDNPRPKSLSDLRTIQDFYVRYLLQGVEGVSEVASIGGFVKEFQIDVDPQKLFAYDTHFSALIKAIKESNIDVGAEVIEDGDREFIVRGKGFFRSLSDIENVVINIKKGIPIRVKDVASVGTGPGFRRGALDKNGVESVGGVVTMRFGENPKEVIEKVKKRLEIVKQGLPSGVDLVPFYDRTEVIERTIGTVYRALTEEIIITVFVILFFLFHFKSSVLVSLTLPFGVGISFILMKLLDIDSNVMSLSGMVIAIGSMVDMGIIMTENIYSHLSENPHSSKEEKVQIVKNAAKEVGPAIVTAVATTIITFLPVFGLEGSEGKLFGPLAWAKTLAMLGAVIVAIFLVPSLSIYFLKGDLKPVEKNKVSRTIINFYEPALNWVLSNRKKFLVLPLILLLFGGFSYSKLGKEFMPSLNEGEILYMPVTTPDVSMTKARELLAYTDKKLKEHPLVENAVGKLGRADTAIDPAPVAMFETVVKLVDESKWPAGMTIYNIMEELDQHLQVPGLVNAWLFPIENRIAMISTGIKTQIGIKVFGEGLKTLEDIAAKVAKEVESIDGAYGVFAEKITGKPYIEFDIDRVAASRYGINTGTVNQVLQTAIGGMPIGQYFDGRKRFPIRVRYKKELRDRIDELKKVLVPSPLGQHIPISQLAKIEVVTGPAVIQSENGLLRSLVLLNVRGRDLVGFVEEAKVKVESNVELPHGYSLHWAGQYENQVRSNKRLLMLIPLALMINLVIIYLGLKNFRNAAIVFSAIPVALSGGLILLWVGGFNTSVAVWVGFIALFGIAVDDGVVMMTYLQEEMKKHKPDSWQKLKDCILQAGKRRIRPLVMTTTTTIIALLPVMWSTTTGSEVMKPMAIPALGGMLVELITLFIVPVTFSYFEQKRIQGEQNV, from the coding sequence ATGATTCAAAAGCTCATTGAATATACAATTAAAAATAGAGTCTTCGTCGTCATTGTTTTTGTCTTTATAGCTCTTTTTTCTGTCTATAGCTTAAAGACTGCAAGAATCGATGCTATTCCTGATATTGGAGAAAATCAGCAAATCGTTTTTACTAAGTGGGATGGTCGATCACCTAAGGATGTTGAAGAGCAAGTTACTTATCCTTTAAGCATTCTTATGCAGGGAATTCCAGGTGTAAAAAATATTAGAGGAATCTCTGCTTTTGGTTTCTCTACAATTTATGTGATTTTTAAAGATGATGTTGATTTCTATTGGAGTCGATCGCGAGTCTTAGAAAAACTGACAAGTGCTAAAGAAGAACTCCCTACAGGCGTTAATCCTAAGATGGGACCAGATGCAACGGGTCTTGGTCAAATTTATTGGTATACTCTAGAGAATAAAAAAGATAACCCTAGGCCTAAGTCTCTCTCTGATCTTAGGACCATTCAAGATTTTTATGTGCGCTATTTACTTCAAGGAGTAGAAGGAGTCAGTGAAGTTGCCAGTATTGGTGGCTTTGTTAAAGAGTTCCAAATTGACGTGGATCCACAAAAACTCTTTGCCTATGATACTCACTTTAGTGCGCTTATTAAGGCCATTAAGGAAAGCAATATCGATGTTGGTGCTGAAGTAATTGAAGATGGTGACAGAGAGTTTATTGTCAGAGGGAAAGGTTTCTTTAGGTCTCTATCTGATATTGAAAATGTCGTTATCAACATTAAGAAGGGTATCCCTATTCGTGTTAAGGATGTCGCGAGTGTTGGAACTGGACCTGGCTTTAGACGAGGGGCCCTTGATAAAAATGGCGTAGAATCAGTGGGTGGTGTTGTGACGATGCGCTTTGGCGAAAACCCCAAAGAAGTCATCGAGAAGGTAAAAAAACGATTGGAAATTGTGAAGCAGGGGCTTCCCTCCGGAGTCGATCTTGTTCCATTTTATGACCGCACAGAGGTGATTGAAAGAACGATTGGTACTGTTTATCGTGCATTAACTGAAGAGATTATCATTACTGTTTTTGTTATTCTCTTCTTCTTATTTCACTTTAAGTCATCTGTGTTGGTTTCTTTGACGCTTCCCTTTGGTGTTGGAATTAGTTTCATTCTAATGAAATTACTAGATATCGATTCTAATGTTATGAGTTTATCAGGGATGGTTATTGCGATTGGATCGATGGTTGATATGGGGATTATCATGACTGAGAATATTTATTCTCATCTCTCAGAAAATCCACACTCTTCAAAAGAAGAAAAAGTTCAAATAGTAAAAAACGCTGCTAAAGAGGTCGGTCCTGCAATTGTGACCGCAGTTGCAACAACTATTATTACTTTTCTTCCTGTCTTTGGTCTTGAAGGTAGTGAAGGTAAGCTATTTGGTCCTCTAGCATGGGCAAAAACACTCGCCATGCTTGGTGCTGTTATTGTTGCGATTTTTCTTGTCCCTTCGCTTTCCATTTATTTTTTAAAAGGGGATTTGAAGCCTGTAGAAAAAAATAAAGTTAGCCGAACGATTATTAATTTCTACGAACCTGCTTTGAATTGGGTATTATCAAATAGAAAAAAGTTTCTTGTGCTACCACTCATTTTACTCCTTTTTGGTGGTTTCTCTTATTCAAAGCTTGGAAAGGAATTCATGCCTTCTCTAAATGAAGGAGAAATTCTCTACATGCCGGTGACAACGCCTGATGTCTCTATGACTAAAGCGAGAGAACTACTTGCATACACAGATAAAAAGCTTAAAGAACACCCTCTTGTTGAAAATGCCGTTGGAAAATTAGGGCGAGCTGATACTGCAATTGATCCAGCTCCTGTTGCTATGTTTGAAACCGTTGTGAAATTAGTGGATGAATCGAAGTGGCCTGCGGGAATGACGATTTATAACATCATGGAAGAACTCGACCAGCATCTTCAAGTTCCTGGTTTAGTAAACGCATGGCTTTTCCCGATTGAAAATAGAATTGCGATGATTTCAACAGGTATTAAAACACAAATTGGAATTAAAGTTTTTGGAGAAGGTCTTAAGACTCTCGAAGATATTGCAGCAAAAGTTGCTAAGGAAGTTGAGTCGATTGATGGTGCCTACGGTGTCTTTGCCGAAAAAATCACAGGTAAACCTTATATTGAATTTGATATTGATAGAGTAGCAGCAAGTCGATACGGAATTAATACTGGAACTGTTAACCAGGTTCTTCAAACTGCTATTGGTGGAATGCCTATTGGTCAGTACTTTGATGGAAGAAAGAGATTTCCAATTAGGGTGAGATATAAAAAGGAATTGAGAGATCGTATTGATGAACTGAAGAAAGTTCTTGTACCGAGCCCACTTGGACAACATATCCCAATCAGCCAGCTCGCTAAAATTGAAGTTGTCACTGGACCAGCTGTTATTCAATCCGAAAATGGTCTTCTACGCTCTCTAGTCTTATTAAACGTTAGGGGACGTGATCTCGTAGGCTTTGTTGAAGAGGCAAAGGTAAAAGTAGAGTCAAATGTTGAGTTACCTCATGGTTATTCTCTTCATTGGGCGGGCCAGTATGAGAATCAGGTACGATCTAATAAACGACTTTTAATGCTTATTCCACTGGCCTTAATGATCAATCTTGTCATCATTTACTTAGGTCTCAAGAACTTTAGAAATGCAGCGATTGTCTTTAGTGCTATTCCTGTTGCTCTTTCTGGTGGTTTGATCCTTTTATGGGTTGGCGGATTTAATACTTCTGTTGCCGTTTGGGTTGGCTTCATTGCTCTTTTTGGTATTGCTGTTGATGATGGTGTCGTCATGATGACTTATTTGCAAGAAGAAATGAAAAAGCACAAACCTGATAGTTGGCAAAAGCTTAAAGATTGTATTCTTCAGGCCGGCAAAAGAAGAATTCGTCCTCTTGTTATGACGACAACGACAACGATCATAGCACTTTTACCGGTTATGTGGTCTACGACAACGGGGAGCGAAGTCATGAAGCCTATGGCCATTCCTGCTCTTGGAGGGATGCTCGTAGAATTAATTACTCTTTTTATTGTACCTGTTACATTCTCATATTTTGAACAAAAACGTATTCAAGGAGAACAAAATGTTTAA